One window of the Pyrus communis chromosome 17, drPyrComm1.1, whole genome shotgun sequence genome contains the following:
- the LOC137723283 gene encoding uncharacterized protein gives MSGNSAHQTSGCFNGILRRLLCNGSVPTHPSDQIPESNTTQLAKSSRKQNPDPKIQSSASVTPGIVARLMGLDSFPETNWVSRAPELVSRSRSLSFADYLMGFDSNDQQDHPHRRVRTSVSFREVPEVMHRQKNSHDFLVVCLDNVGEKSKGVGSMVKKSEVGFGELGQGKKEQSSKKNKVKNDEIMKEKKEKTVMIKQSKKISRLKDEPRREIGAKSSKGYKNAGANLKGESGNLALKKATEKKKVVVEPKIKKRNHKNEAEKGKEAAEFHGSSENDASPVSVLDIDDMLIEHEAWLSGYSIPMDLNSTVKPSPKAPFSDSSEVKAAKRKDFEPINEEETRDYAKLLASKIQNWTEEDLKESNWVAKNVVGFEGFDEICEEFEGRILDTLLHQAIDEFIEISYENMWGNLWTCNAAS, from the exons ATGAGTGGTAACTCAGCTCATCAGACCTCTGGCTGTTTCAATGGCATCCTGCGCCGGCTTTTGTGCAATGGAAGCGTTCCAACACACCCATCAGATCAAATTCCAGAATCTAACACTACCCAACTCGCAAAATCCTCCAGAAAACAAAACCCTGATCCCAAAATTCAATCTTCAGCTTCTGTCACGCCTGGAATCGTGGCAAGGCTGATGGGTTTGGACTCGTTCCCGGAAACAAATTGGGTTTCAAGAGCCCCGGAGTTGGTCAGTCGAAGTAGGTCGTTGAGTTTTGCAGATTACTTGATGGGTTTTGACTCGAATGATCAGCAGGATCATCCGCATCGTAGGGTTCGAACCTCGGTTTCTTTTCGTGAAGTTCCGGAGGTTATGCATCGTCAGAAGAACAGCCATGATTTTCTGGTTGTGTGTTTGGACAATGTGGGTGAGAAATCGAAGGGAGTTGGGTCGATGGTGAAGAAATCTGAGGTGGGGTTTGGGGAACTGGGGCAGGGGAAGAAGGAACAGAGTAGTAAGAAGAACAAGGTGAAGAATGATGAGAttatgaaggagaagaaggaaaaaactgTAATGATAAAGCAAAGCAAGAAGATTTCTAGGTTAAAAGATGAGCCCAGAAGGGAAATTGGTGCAAAATCTTCAAAGGGTTACAAAAATGCTGGTGCGAATTTGAAGGGGGAGAGCGGAAATCTTGCATTGAAGAAAGCAACCGAGAAGAAGAAAGTTGTGGTGGAACCAAAAATCAAGAAGAGAAACCATAAAAATGAAGCTGAGAAGGGAAAAGAGGCTGCTGAATTTCATGGCTCCTCAGAGAACGATGCAAGCCCTGTTTCAGTTCTTGACATTGATGACATGTTGATCGAGCATGAAGCTTGGTTATCAG GATATTCAATTCCCATGGATTTGAACTCCACTGTGAAACCGTCACCAAAAGCTCCTTTTAGTGACAGCTCAGAAGTGAAGGCAGCAAAAAGGAAAGATTTTGAGCCGATTAACGAAGAGGAAACCAGAGACTACGCAAAGCTGCTGGCTTCCAAAATCCAAAATTGGACGGAGGAGGATTTGAAAGAATCAAACTGGGTGGCCAAGAATGTGGTCGGGTTCGAAGGTTTCGATGAAATCTGCGAGGAATTTGAAGGGCGGATCCTTGACACGCTATTGCACCAGGCCATTGATGAATTTATTGAGATTTCTTATGAAAATATGTGGGGAAATCTGTGGACTTGCAATGCTGCTAGTTGA